One Aliiroseovarius sediminilitoris DNA window includes the following coding sequences:
- a CDS encoding acetyl/propionyl/methylcrotonyl-CoA carboxylase subunit alpha, with the protein MFTKILIANRGEIACRVIDTARKLGVATVAVYSDADAAARHVKMADEAVHIGPPQPANSYLKGDVIIQAALDTGAQAIHPGYGFLSENPDFVDAVERAGLVFIGPSSDAIRKMGLKDAAKKLMVEAGVPVVPGYHGTDQDPALLASEADKMGYPVLIKAVAGGGGKGMRRVDDPKEFADALASAQGEAKTAFGNADVLVEKYILSPRHIEVQVFGDGTQAVHLFERDCSLQRRHQKVIEEAPAPGMTDEVRAAMGLAGVRAAEAIGYKGAGTVEFIVDGANGLRTDGFWFMEMNTRLQVEHPVTEAITGVDLVEWQLRVASGEGLPKQQDELSINGHSFEARLYAEDVPKGFLPATGTLTHLKFPEGARADTGVRAGDTISPFYDPMIAKITVHAGSRAAALRQLSSALTHTEVAGSVTNLAFLGALTRHEGFAAGDVDTGLIERDLEALTADPGPSMADVGAAALCALDLLKREGSGFTLWGGLNHFVTLTHGDDTYEVVVTSYGADRHLITVGEDSIEATCLNGQWKMGGDRGPRVAKAGNVVTVFAQSGLEFHVVDPLDQDAGAGAGAGVVEAPMPGLVKTVFAKAGQAVKQGDRLAILEAMKMEHSLTAARDGVVAEVLCADGDQVEAGAPLVRLEEEEES; encoded by the coding sequence ATGTTCACGAAGATCCTGATTGCCAACCGGGGCGAAATAGCCTGCCGGGTGATCGACACCGCCCGCAAGCTGGGTGTGGCCACGGTGGCGGTTTATTCCGACGCCGATGCCGCCGCGCGCCATGTAAAGATGGCGGACGAGGCCGTGCATATCGGTCCACCACAACCCGCAAACTCATATCTGAAAGGCGATGTGATCATTCAGGCGGCGCTGGACACGGGCGCGCAGGCGATCCATCCCGGTTATGGGTTCCTGTCGGAAAACCCCGATTTCGTGGATGCGGTTGAAAGGGCAGGGTTGGTCTTTATCGGTCCGTCGTCAGACGCGATCCGCAAGATGGGTCTGAAAGATGCCGCCAAGAAACTGATGGTCGAGGCTGGCGTGCCGGTCGTGCCCGGGTATCACGGCACGGATCAAGACCCTGCACTGTTGGCGTCTGAGGCCGACAAGATGGGCTATCCTGTCTTGATTAAGGCCGTGGCGGGCGGCGGCGGCAAAGGCATGCGCCGCGTGGATGACCCCAAGGAGTTTGCGGATGCTTTGGCAAGCGCGCAGGGTGAGGCGAAAACCGCCTTCGGCAACGCGGATGTTCTGGTCGAGAAATACATCCTGTCACCGCGCCATATCGAAGTGCAGGTGTTTGGCGACGGCACCCAAGCGGTGCACCTGTTTGAACGTGACTGTTCACTGCAACGCCGCCATCAGAAGGTGATCGAGGAAGCGCCTGCGCCGGGCATGACCGACGAGGTCCGCGCGGCGATGGGCTTGGCCGGCGTTCGCGCCGCCGAAGCCATCGGGTATAAAGGCGCGGGCACGGTGGAATTCATCGTGGATGGCGCGAATGGACTACGCACCGATGGGTTCTGGTTCATGGAGATGAACACTCGCCTGCAAGTCGAGCACCCGGTGACGGAAGCGATCACCGGCGTCGATCTGGTGGAATGGCAATTGCGCGTGGCCAGCGGAGAAGGGCTGCCAAAGCAACAGGACGAGCTGTCGATCAATGGCCATTCCTTTGAAGCGCGCCTTTATGCCGAGGATGTGCCGAAGGGCTTCCTGCCCGCCACCGGCACGCTGACGCATCTGAAGTTCCCCGAAGGTGCGCGCGCGGATACCGGCGTGCGGGCAGGGGACACGATCAGCCCTTTCTATGACCCGATGATCGCCAAGATCACGGTGCATGCCGGATCGCGGGCGGCTGCGTTGCGCCAATTGTCTTCGGCGCTGACCCATACAGAGGTCGCGGGCTCGGTGACGAACCTTGCTTTTCTTGGCGCGCTGACGCGGCACGAGGGTTTTGCGGCGGGCGACGTGGACACAGGACTGATCGAACGCGACCTTGAGGCGCTGACCGCTGACCCCGGACCAAGCATGGCTGATGTGGGCGCTGCCGCTTTGTGCGCGCTTGATCTGCTGAAACGCGAAGGCTCCGGCTTCACGCTTTGGGGTGGGCTCAACCATTTTGTGACGCTGACCCATGGCGACGATACGTATGAAGTCGTCGTAACGTCCTACGGCGCCGACCGTCACCTGATCACCGTTGGCGAGGACAGCATCGAAGCGACCTGTCTGAACGGCCAATGGAAGATGGGCGGCGACCGCGGCCCGCGCGTTGCCAAGGCAGGGAATGTCGTGACAGTCTTCGCTCAAAGCGGGCTTGAGTTCCATGTCGTTGACCCGTTGGATCAGGATGCGGGCGCGGGTGCCGGGGCAGGTGTGGTCGAAGCACCCATGCCCGGCCTTGTGAAAACTGTCTTTGCTAAGGCGGGCCAGGCGGTCAAGCAGGGCGACCGGTTGGCCATTCTGGAAGCGATGAAGATGGAACACAGCCTGACCGCCGCCCGCGACGGTGTAGTGGCCGAGGTGCTCTGCGCCGATGGCGATCAGGTCGAAGCGGGTGCCCCGCTTGTGCGGCTTGAGGAAGAAGAGGAAAGCTGA
- a CDS encoding DegT/DnrJ/EryC1/StrS family aminotransferase has product MTERFTGNFTQQEPIPDEGIAAALDVLRHGRLHRYNVAKGEVSQTALLEQEFAALMGSKYALAVASGGYAMATALRAVGVGPGDRVLTNAFTLAPVPGAISSVGAVPVFVEVTEALTLDLDDLAVKVAEPDAPRVLLLSHMRGHICDMDRLMAITDAAGVKVIEDCAHTMGARWNGTLSGRHGAMAAYSTQTYKHANSGEGGLLISDDPDLMARAIVLSGSYMLYERHLAGPPSEVFERVKYVTPNISGRMDNLRAAILRPQLAGLAERCAAWNARYRVVEDGLRDTPGLTVIERPAEEGYVMSSFQFLLLDWAEGGVQEVVRRCASRGVELKWFGGAEPTGFTSRYDSWRYADAPRMPKTDRVLRGILDLRVPLTFSLDDCAQIARIIRDVVGLVYQQAE; this is encoded by the coding sequence ATGACAGAGCGATTCACCGGAAACTTCACCCAGCAAGAACCGATCCCGGATGAGGGGATCGCGGCAGCATTGGATGTGCTGCGCCATGGGCGTTTGCATCGCTATAACGTGGCCAAGGGCGAGGTGTCGCAAACCGCGCTTCTGGAACAGGAATTCGCTGCCCTGATGGGGTCGAAATATGCGCTGGCGGTGGCGTCGGGCGGCTATGCGATGGCAACCGCGCTGAGGGCGGTGGGGGTTGGACCGGGCGACCGGGTGCTGACCAACGCCTTCACACTGGCCCCGGTGCCGGGCGCGATTTCCTCGGTGGGGGCTGTGCCGGTTTTTGTCGAGGTGACAGAGGCACTGACCCTGGATCTGGATGATCTGGCGGTGAAGGTGGCGGAACCGGATGCGCCCAGGGTTCTGCTGCTCAGCCATATGCGCGGTCATATCTGTGACATGGATCGGCTGATGGCGATCACGGACGCGGCAGGTGTGAAGGTTATCGAGGATTGCGCCCACACGATGGGCGCGCGATGGAATGGCACACTGTCGGGGCGGCATGGGGCGATGGCGGCTTACTCGACCCAGACCTATAAACACGCAAACTCGGGTGAAGGCGGGCTTCTGATCTCGGACGATCCCGACCTGATGGCGCGGGCGATTGTGCTGTCGGGCAGTTATATGCTGTACGAACGGCACTTGGCAGGGCCACCGTCCGAGGTGTTTGAGCGGGTGAAATATGTCACCCCCAACATTTCGGGCCGGATGGACAATCTGCGCGCGGCGATCTTGCGGCCTCAGCTTGCGGGCCTGGCGGAGCGGTGTGCCGCGTGGAACGCGCGCTATCGCGTGGTCGAGGATGGGCTGCGCGACACGCCGGGCCTGACGGTGATCGAGCGACCTGCCGAAGAGGGCTATGTCATGTCCTCGTTCCAGTTCTTGTTGCTTGATTGGGCCGAAGGCGGTGTGCAGGAGGTGGTGCGCCGATGTGCAAGTCGTGGTGTGGAGTTGAAATGGTTCGGCGGGGCGGAGCCTACGGGCTTCACCAGCCGCTATGACAGTTGGCGCTATGCAGATGCGCCACGGATGCCAAAGACGGATCGGGTGTTGCGCGGTATTCTGGACCTGCGCGTGCCGCTGACCTTCAGCCTGGACGATTGCGCCCAGATTGCCCGGATCATCCGGGATGTGGTCGGACTGGTGTATCAGCAAGCGGAGTAG
- a CDS encoding lysozyme inhibitor LprI family protein, which produces MSLTTRLRASGMRAAHVAQAASRPLFTAVAWLILAVPAPAQDVTYSFHPTTDCLSALGDDGDPMRCVGSAANYCMEATEGGASTVGMSSCLGLEYEDWDRRLNRAYGLLMTRLKAEDEEMATLGSAAPKQAPALLETQRAWITFRDASCDYERSKWGGGTGGGPASIACMLQLTSRQALALEADLNSYGDAICNHEGC; this is translated from the coding sequence ATGAGTTTGACCACCAGACTCCGGGCATCTGGCATGAGGGCCGCACATGTCGCACAAGCGGCGTCCAGGCCCTTGTTCACGGCGGTTGCGTGGCTGATCCTGGCCGTCCCGGCCCCGGCACAGGATGTCACCTACAGCTTCCACCCCACCACGGACTGCCTGTCCGCCCTGGGGGACGATGGCGACCCGATGCGCTGCGTTGGATCGGCGGCCAATTATTGCATGGAGGCAACCGAAGGCGGGGCGAGCACTGTTGGCATGTCGTCCTGTCTTGGGCTGGAATACGAGGACTGGGACCGCCGCCTGAACCGCGCCTATGGGCTTTTGATGACCCGGCTGAAGGCCGAAGATGAAGAGATGGCGACGCTTGGGTCAGCGGCCCCCAAACAAGCCCCCGCGCTTCTGGAAACGCAGCGCGCCTGGATCACCTTCCGCGACGCGTCGTGCGACTATGAACGTTCGAAATGGGGTGGTGGCACGGGCGGAGGCCCTGCGTCCATTGCCTGCATGCTCCAACTGACGTCCCGCCAGGCGCTTGCGCTGGAGGCGGACCTGAACAGTTACGGTGACGCAATCTGCAACCACGAAGGATGCTGA
- a CDS encoding HAD-IA family hydrolase produces the protein MTNNATPVRRSGRRTVIFDLDGTLADTSGDLIAAANACFAALGHGEVLDPSVDQLTAFHGGRAMLRLGFSRVNGGAVNDADIEREFPNLLIAYEDDIDRHTRLYPGAMEAVARLHDNGYAVGICTNKPEGLARLLLTRLDILGHFTSLIGADTLPTRKPDPAPFVAAAQGAGGDPAHALLVGDTETDRKTAQAAGVPCILVGFGPEGPGVSRLEPEALLDHFDDLDAVVARLIG, from the coding sequence ATGACGAACAACGCAACGCCGGTGCGGCGTTCAGGGCGACGAACGGTGATCTTCGATCTGGATGGCACCTTGGCGGATACGTCCGGCGATCTGATCGCGGCGGCGAATGCGTGTTTCGCGGCGTTGGGGCATGGTGAGGTTCTGGATCCAAGCGTCGATCAACTGACTGCTTTTCACGGTGGCCGCGCGATGCTGCGGCTTGGTTTTTCGCGGGTGAATGGTGGCGCGGTCAATGACGCTGATATCGAGCGCGAGTTTCCCAATCTCTTGATCGCCTATGAGGATGACATCGATCGCCACACGCGCCTGTATCCCGGTGCGATGGAGGCGGTCGCGCGACTGCATGACAACGGCTATGCCGTGGGGATATGCACGAACAAGCCTGAAGGGCTGGCGCGGCTGTTGCTGACGCGGCTGGATATCCTGGGCCATTTTACGTCGCTGATCGGGGCGGATACGTTGCCGACCCGCAAACCGGACCCGGCCCCGTTTGTCGCTGCGGCGCAGGGCGCAGGCGGCGATCCCGCGCATGCACTTTTGGTCGGGGACACAGAAACCGACCGCAAAACGGCACAGGCCGCAGGTGTGCCCTGCATCCTTGTGGGGTTCGGTCCGGAGGGGCCGGGCGTGTCGCGGTTGGAACCCGAAGCACTGCTGGATCATTTCGACGATCTGGACGCCGTGGTGGCGCGGCTGATCGGATAG
- a CDS encoding glutathione S-transferase family protein: protein MTFRLHHVQYARSIRILWLIEEIGLEEKLGRTLEVVEYQIGSKQMYEGELPKVSTASRVPALEIGNKRISESGAIVQYLIEEFAPELGVDPGGAERTDYLQWIHYSETMASLVEQLNLQMVFLRPPAKPSPIVIKLNVARLRHTLVGLDARLADRDWLLDKGFSGADIMLGFNLFAVPYYVKLDEFPNILAYKARIEAMPSYQRVIEREGEQRFYQQDFYPVPEE, encoded by the coding sequence ATGACCTTCCGTCTGCATCACGTGCAATATGCCCGCTCGATCCGCATTTTGTGGCTGATTGAGGAAATCGGGCTTGAGGAAAAGCTGGGCCGCACGCTTGAGGTTGTGGAATACCAGATCGGCTCGAAACAGATGTATGAGGGCGAACTGCCCAAAGTCTCGACCGCGTCCCGTGTGCCCGCCCTGGAGATCGGCAACAAGCGGATCAGCGAAAGCGGCGCCATCGTTCAGTATCTGATCGAGGAGTTCGCCCCCGAGCTGGGTGTGGACCCGGGCGGGGCAGAGCGCACCGACTACCTGCAATGGATTCACTATTCCGAGACCATGGCCAGCCTGGTCGAGCAGTTGAACCTGCAAATGGTGTTCCTGCGTCCACCTGCGAAACCCAGCCCTATTGTTATCAAGCTGAACGTGGCCCGGTTGCGCCATACGCTCGTTGGGCTTGACGCGCGGCTGGCAGATCGCGACTGGCTGCTGGACAAAGGTTTCTCGGGCGCTGACATCATGTTGGGCTTCAACCTGTTCGCCGTGCCTTACTATGTGAAGCTGGACGAGTTTCCCAACATTCTGGCTTATAAGGCGCGGATCGAGGCGATGCCGTCCTATCAGCGGGTCATCGAACGCGAGGGCGAACAACGGTTCTATCAGCAGGATTTCTATCCGGTGCCCGAAGAATGA
- a CDS encoding hydroxymethylglutaryl-CoA lyase: protein MDYVEIFEVGPRDGLQNEKRQILTEDKIALVDLLSSAGFKRIEVASFVSPKWVPQMADSADVLSGITRAKEVSYAALTPNLRGFEGAVAANADEIAIFGSASEGFSKANINCTIAESLDRFQPVADAANEAGIMMRGYISCVTDCPFDGPTPPAKVAWVAEQLVAMGCYEISLGDTIGQATPETIDAMLDAVLGVAGPDMFAGHYHDTAGRACDNIEASLKKGLRVFDAAVGGLGGCPYAPGAQGNVATEAVHDRVTALGYTTGLDRDILEQAAQMARRMRAGD from the coding sequence ATGGACTATGTGGAAATATTCGAAGTCGGCCCGCGCGATGGGTTGCAGAACGAAAAACGCCAGATACTGACCGAAGACAAGATCGCTTTGGTCGATCTTCTGTCCAGCGCAGGCTTCAAGCGGATCGAGGTTGCCAGCTTTGTCAGCCCCAAATGGGTGCCGCAAATGGCGGATTCTGCGGACGTGCTGTCCGGGATCACTCGGGCCAAGGAGGTGTCCTATGCCGCGCTTACGCCGAACCTGCGCGGGTTCGAAGGGGCGGTGGCCGCCAACGCTGACGAGATCGCCATTTTTGGATCGGCGTCAGAAGGGTTTTCAAAGGCCAACATTAATTGCACCATCGCTGAAAGCCTTGACCGCTTTCAGCCCGTGGCAGACGCGGCGAATGAGGCCGGGATCATGATGCGCGGCTATATCTCCTGCGTGACGGATTGCCCCTTCGATGGGCCGACGCCGCCCGCCAAGGTGGCCTGGGTGGCAGAGCAATTGGTTGCTATGGGGTGTTATGAAATCTCGCTGGGCGATACGATTGGGCAGGCCACACCCGAGACGATCGACGCAATGCTGGATGCCGTGCTGGGCGTGGCGGGGCCGGACATGTTCGCGGGCCATTATCACGACACGGCGGGTCGGGCATGCGACAATATCGAGGCATCGTTGAAGAAGGGGCTGCGCGTGTTTGACGCCGCCGTCGGTGGATTGGGTGGTTGTCCCTATGCCCCCGGCGCACAAGGCAATGTGGCAACCGAAGCGGTGCATGACCGCGTAACAGCACTGGGATACACGACCGGGCTGGACCGCGACATACTGGAACAAGCCGCCCAGATGGCGCGGCGGATGCGGGCAGGGGACTGA
- a CDS encoding lysozyme inhibitor LprI family protein yields MGFRLAVVVIAVGLAFFATKIAAQDVVFDSATVDACLASTPSGAVDPSCIGVASNACQTATPGGETTIGIADCIQAETQAWDVLLNREYKATRKAHAGDQVVLDQLLAAQRAWIAFRDAECALAHALWRDGSIRVIVAANCMMVQTARRTIELRDMR; encoded by the coding sequence ATGGGTTTCCGTCTGGCTGTCGTCGTCATCGCCGTGGGTCTTGCGTTCTTCGCGACGAAGATCGCGGCACAGGATGTGGTTTTCGACAGCGCGACCGTTGACGCCTGTCTGGCCTCGACGCCCAGTGGCGCGGTTGACCCGTCCTGCATCGGCGTGGCCTCGAACGCGTGCCAGACGGCAACGCCGGGTGGCGAGACCACGATCGGCATTGCTGACTGTATCCAGGCCGAGACCCAGGCGTGGGATGTACTTTTGAACCGGGAATACAAGGCAACGCGCAAGGCGCATGCCGGGGATCAGGTGGTTCTGGACCAGCTTCTGGCCGCACAGCGCGCCTGGATTGCCTTTCGCGATGCGGAATGTGCACTGGCCCATGCGCTGTGGCGCGACGGGTCGATCCGGGTGATCGTAGCCGCGAATTGCATGATGGTTCAGACGGCACGTCGGACCATCGAATTGCGTGATATGAGGTGA
- a CDS encoding NADH-quinone oxidoreductase subunit A — MEDLLREYLPIIIFLGLAIVIGLVLILAAVVLAVRNPDPEKLSAYECGFNAFDDARMKFDVRFYLVSILFIIFDLEIAFLFPWAVAFKDVGMVGFWSMMVFLAVLTIGFAYEWKKGALEWE, encoded by the coding sequence GTGGAAGACCTTCTCAGAGAATATCTCCCCATTATCATTTTCCTCGGATTAGCCATTGTTATCGGACTTGTTCTGATCCTTGCAGCCGTCGTGCTGGCAGTCCGCAATCCTGACCCGGAAAAACTCAGTGCTTACGAATGCGGGTTCAACGCTTTTGATGACGCCCGGATGAAATTCGATGTTCGGTTCTATCTGGTGTCGATCCTGTTCATCATCTTCGACCTTGAAATCGCTTTTCTGTTCCCCTGGGCCGTGGCCTTCAAGGATGTCGGGATGGTCGGGTTCTGGTCGATGATGGTGTTCCTTGCTGTATTGACGATCGGCTTTGCGTATGAGTGGAAGAAAGGGGCGCTCGAATGGGAGTGA
- a CDS encoding crotonase/enoyl-CoA hydratase family protein has protein sequence MGYETVSVSTDERGVATLLLDRADKHNAMSALMIEELTDAAHALGADDAVRVVILTGAGKSFCAGGDLRWMQDQMAADPVTRGVEAKKLAMMLNALNEMPKPLIAKVQGQAFGGGVGMASVSDVSIGVTGAKFGLTETRLGLIPATIGPYVLARLGEAMARRVFMSARIFDAEEAVTLGLLAKAVAPEDLDAAVEAEVTPYLSVAPGAVAEAKALARRLGPSITEAIIDETIAGLVARWESAEAQEGIAAFFDKRKPSWA, from the coding sequence ATGGGCTACGAGACGGTTTCCGTCAGCACAGATGAGCGCGGCGTCGCAACGCTGCTTTTGGACCGCGCAGACAAGCACAACGCCATGTCGGCACTAATGATCGAGGAACTGACTGACGCGGCCCACGCGCTGGGCGCGGATGACGCTGTGCGCGTCGTGATCCTGACCGGGGCGGGCAAGAGCTTCTGCGCGGGCGGCGATCTGCGCTGGATGCAGGACCAGATGGCAGCGGACCCGGTGACGCGGGGCGTCGAGGCCAAGAAGCTCGCGATGATGCTGAACGCGCTGAATGAAATGCCCAAGCCTTTGATTGCCAAGGTTCAGGGGCAGGCGTTTGGCGGCGGTGTCGGTATGGCATCCGTTTCGGATGTGTCCATCGGTGTAACGGGCGCGAAATTCGGCCTGACCGAGACCCGTTTGGGCCTGATCCCCGCGACCATCGGTCCCTATGTGCTGGCCCGTCTGGGCGAGGCAATGGCGCGCCGGGTGTTTATGTCGGCGCGGATTTTTGACGCGGAAGAAGCGGTCACGCTGGGCCTTCTGGCGAAAGCCGTCGCGCCCGAGGATCTGGACGCCGCCGTCGAGGCAGAGGTAACGCCTTATCTGTCCGTCGCGCCAGGCGCGGTCGCTGAAGCCAAAGCCCTGGCCCGTCGCCTTGGTCCGTCGATAACCGAGGCGATCATTGACGAAACCATCGCCGGTCTGGTCGCGCGCTGGGAAAGTGCTGAGGCGCAGGAAGGCATCGCCGCCTTCTTCGACAAACGCAAACCCAGTTGGGCCTAG
- a CDS encoding carboxyl transferase domain-containing protein, producing the protein MKLTSQATPGSEAYKANREGHLEALQVVADAAEAAVMGGGQKSRERHLSRGKMLPRDRVSNLLDPGSPFLEVGATAAHGMYDGAAPCAGVIAGIGQVHGQEVMVVCNDATVKGGTYYPMTVKKHLRAQEIAEECNLPCIYLVDSGGANLPNQDEVFPDRDHFGRIFYNQARMSAKGIPQIAVVMGSCTAGGAYVPAMSDVTIIVKEQGTIFLAGPPLVKAATGEVVTAEDLGGGDVHTRLSGVADYLAEDDAHALALARRAVESLNRTKPMTVKWQEPEEPAYDPEELLGVVPADLKTPYDIREVIMRIVDGSRFDEFKPRFGDTLVTGFAHLKGCPIGIIANNGVIFSEAAQKGAHFVELCSQRNIPLVFLQNITGFMVGRKYENEGIARHGAKMVTAVATTNVPKVTMVVGGSYGAGNYGMAGRAYQPRFMWSWPNSRISVMGGEQAAGVLATVKRDAIERQGGEWSAEEEAAFKQPTIDMFEEQSHPLYASARMWDDGVIDPRKSREVLYLSLLAALNAPIEPTKFGIFRM; encoded by the coding sequence ATGAAACTGACTTCCCAAGCCACGCCCGGTTCCGAGGCGTATAAAGCCAACCGCGAGGGCCATCTTGAGGCGTTGCAAGTGGTGGCTGACGCTGCCGAGGCTGCCGTGATGGGTGGCGGGCAGAAATCGCGCGAACGGCACCTGAGCCGCGGCAAGATGCTGCCGCGCGACCGGGTGTCGAACCTGCTCGATCCCGGATCGCCTTTCCTCGAGGTTGGGGCGACGGCGGCGCATGGTATGTATGACGGGGCTGCGCCCTGTGCCGGTGTTATCGCAGGCATTGGTCAGGTGCACGGGCAAGAGGTGATGGTGGTCTGCAATGACGCCACCGTCAAAGGCGGCACCTATTACCCGATGACGGTCAAAAAGCACCTGCGCGCGCAGGAGATTGCCGAGGAATGCAATCTGCCGTGCATCTATCTGGTCGATAGTGGCGGCGCGAACCTGCCCAATCAGGACGAGGTGTTCCCCGACCGCGACCACTTTGGCCGCATTTTCTACAACCAAGCGCGGATGTCAGCCAAGGGCATCCCGCAGATTGCCGTGGTGATGGGGTCGTGCACCGCCGGGGGCGCTTATGTGCCTGCCATGTCGGATGTGACCATCATCGTGAAGGAACAAGGCACGATCTTCCTTGCCGGTCCGCCCTTGGTGAAGGCCGCGACGGGCGAGGTTGTCACAGCAGAAGACCTCGGTGGCGGTGACGTGCATACGCGCCTGTCCGGCGTTGCCGATTATCTGGCCGAGGATGACGCCCATGCGCTGGCCCTGGCACGGCGCGCAGTGGAAAGCCTGAATCGCACCAAGCCGATGACGGTGAAGTGGCAGGAACCGGAAGAACCGGCCTATGACCCCGAGGAACTGCTGGGCGTGGTGCCTGCCGACCTCAAGACGCCTTACGACATCCGCGAAGTGATTATGCGCATCGTCGATGGCTCGCGCTTTGATGAGTTCAAGCCGCGCTTTGGTGACACGCTGGTCACGGGTTTCGCGCATCTGAAAGGCTGCCCCATCGGGATCATCGCCAACAATGGCGTGATCTTCTCGGAAGCCGCACAAAAGGGCGCGCATTTTGTCGAGCTTTGCAGCCAGCGGAATATCCCCCTGGTTTTTCTGCAAAACATCACCGGTTTCATGGTGGGCCGGAAGTATGAGAATGAAGGCATCGCACGGCACGGCGCCAAGATGGTGACGGCGGTGGCAACGACGAACGTGCCGAAGGTGACGATGGTGGTGGGCGGCTCTTACGGGGCCGGTAACTACGGCATGGCCGGGCGCGCCTATCAACCCCGTTTCATGTGGTCCTGGCCCAATTCGCGGATTTCGGTGATGGGCGGCGAACAGGCGGCGGGCGTGCTGGCAACGGTGAAACGCGACGCGATCGAACGTCAGGGCGGCGAGTGGTCGGCGGAAGAAGAAGCTGCCTTCAAGCAACCCACCATTGATATGTTCGAGGAACAAAGCCATCCCCTCTATGCCTCGGCGCGGATGTGGGATGACGGCGTGATCGACCCGCGCAAATCGCGCGAGGTGCTGTATCTGTCGCTTCTCGCCGCGCTGAACGCTCCGATCGAGCCAACGAAGTTCGGCATCTTCCGCATGTGA
- a CDS encoding isovaleryl-CoA dehydrogenase, with protein MFNHTMTFDLGEDVNAMREMVHRFAQDRIKPIAAEVDQKNEFPNDLWREFGELGLLGVTTPEEYGGAGMSYLAHVVIVEEIARASASVSLSYGAHSNLCVNQIRRNATEEQKQKYLPKLISGEHIGALAMSEAGAGSDVVSMKLRAEKRNGYYVLNGTKFWITNGPDADTLVVYAKTDPEAGPKGITTFIIEKDMKGFSTSPHFDKLGMRGSNTAELIFDDVEVPFENVLGAEGKGVAVLMSGLDYERVVLSGIGTGIMAACMDEIMPYMKERKQFGRPIGDFQLMQAKIADMYTAMNSARAYVYEVAKACDRGQVTRQDAAACVLYASEEAMKQAHQAVQAMGGSGYMNETPVSRIFRDAKLMEIGAGTSEIRRMLIGRELMGKM; from the coding sequence ATGTTCAACCACACAATGACTTTCGACCTGGGAGAGGACGTGAATGCCATGCGCGAAATGGTGCACCGGTTCGCGCAAGACCGGATCAAGCCCATTGCTGCCGAGGTCGACCAGAAGAACGAATTTCCCAATGATCTGTGGCGCGAGTTTGGTGAGCTTGGACTGCTGGGTGTCACCACGCCGGAAGAATATGGCGGGGCGGGCATGTCCTATCTGGCGCATGTTGTGATCGTGGAAGAGATCGCGCGGGCGTCGGCCTCGGTCTCGCTGAGCTACGGCGCGCATTCAAACTTGTGCGTGAACCAGATCCGCCGCAATGCGACCGAAGAACAAAAGCAAAAATACCTGCCCAAGCTGATTTCGGGCGAGCATATAGGGGCCTTGGCCATGTCCGAAGCAGGGGCGGGGTCGGATGTCGTTTCGATGAAGCTGCGGGCTGAAAAGCGCAATGGCTACTATGTGTTGAACGGCACCAAGTTCTGGATCACCAATGGCCCGGACGCAGACACCCTAGTGGTTTACGCCAAGACCGACCCGGAGGCTGGCCCGAAGGGCATCACCACCTTCATTATCGAGAAAGACATGAAGGGGTTCAGCACCTCGCCCCATTTCGACAAGCTGGGGATGCGCGGGTCGAACACGGCCGAGCTGATCTTTGACGACGTCGAAGTGCCCTTCGAGAACGTGTTGGGCGCGGAAGGTAAGGGTGTTGCCGTGCTTATGTCCGGTCTGGACTATGAACGTGTCGTGCTGTCAGGCATCGGCACCGGCATCATGGCCGCCTGCATGGATGAAATCATGCCTTACATGAAAGAGCGTAAACAATTCGGCCGCCCCATCGGGGACTTCCAACTGATGCAGGCAAAGATTGCCGACATGTATACCGCGATGAACTCGGCCCGTGCCTATGTTTATGAAGTGGCCAAGGCATGCGATCGCGGTCAGGTCACGCGTCAGGACGCGGCCGCCTGTGTGCTTTATGCGTCCGAAGAGGCGATGAAACAGGCGCATCAGGCCGTACAGGCGATGGGTGGATCAGGCTACATGAATGAAACCCCGGTGAGCCGCATCTTCCGCGACGCCAAACTGATGGAGATCGGCGCGGGCACCTCGGAAATCCGCCGAATGCTGATCGGGCGCGAATTGATGGGCAAGATGTGA